In a genomic window of bacterium:
- a CDS encoding DUF5618 family protein produces the protein MRLDARSSMLVKNPVSRIEHRVCALVAERLQFIYMKEALRYLDNAKEILKSIPRENNTYTDIKPVREVFGVAYLAILEAINWYLIEKKGFTKKELPRSIDAYRDALKKHLSVHDGKLMIEFEKLYDGLHIAGYYRGLIYDTQAVKDYLKATKAFIEKIGGGIF, from the coding sequence ATGAGGCTGGATGCTCGATCCTCGATGCTGGTAAAGAATCCAGTATCCAGAATCGAGCATCGAGTTTGTGCCTTAGTGGCTGAACGCCTACAATTTATTTATATGAAAGAGGCATTAAGATATCTGGATAATGCAAAGGAAATATTAAAGTCTATCCCAAGAGAGAACAATACATATACAGACATCAAACCGGTTAGAGAGGTCTTTGGTGTTGCCTATCTTGCTATTCTTGAGGCAATAAACTGGTATCTTATAGAAAAGAAGGGCTTTACAAAAAAGGAACTACCAAGATCAATAGATGCTTATAGGGATGCATTAAAGAAGCATCTATCAGTCCATGATGGGAAGTTAATGATAGAATTTGAGAAGCTCTATGATGGCCTACATATAGCAGGTTATTATAGGGGGCTTATTTATGATACCCAGGCAGTTAAGGATTATCTGAAGGCAACAAAAGCCTTTATTGAGAAGATAGGAGGAGGTATTTTTTAA